In one window of Azoarcus olearius DNA:
- a CDS encoding succinate dehydrogenase assembly factor 2, with translation MSINRGRVRWQCRRALLELDLVFARFLERDFDRLTDDQLADLDDLLRADDYDIWAMVNGSAECKVDRWKEMIGLLRQK, from the coding sequence ATGAGCATCAACCGGGGGCGCGTGCGCTGGCAATGCCGTCGGGCTCTGCTCGAGCTCGATCTTGTCTTCGCACGCTTTCTCGAGCGCGATTTCGATCGTCTCACCGACGATCAGCTGGCGGATCTCGACGACCTTCTGCGCGCCGACGACTACGACATCTGGGCGATGGTCAACGGCAGCGCGGAGTGCAAGGTGGACCGCTGGAAGGAGATGATTGGCTTGCTGCGTCAGAAGTGA
- a CDS encoding succinate dehydrogenase iron-sulfur subunit — MTKRTVQFKIYRYDPDKDEKPYMQDISVELEASDKKLLDAIVRLKTKDDTLSFRRSCREGVCGSDAMNINGKNGLACLTDVDSLEQPITLRPLPGLPVIRDLIVDMTQFFKQYHSIKPYLVNNEPAPERERLQTPEDREELNGLYECILCACCSTSCPSFWWNPDKFVGPAGLLAAYRFLADTRDQATNERLDNLEDPYRLFRCHTIMNCVDVCPKGLNPTRAIGKIKDMMVRRAV, encoded by the coding sequence ATGACCAAGCGTACCGTTCAATTCAAGATCTACCGCTACGATCCGGACAAGGACGAGAAGCCCTACATGCAGGACATCTCGGTCGAACTGGAAGCCTCCGACAAGAAGCTGCTCGACGCCATCGTCCGCCTCAAGACCAAGGACGACACGCTGTCCTTCCGCCGCTCCTGCCGCGAAGGCGTGTGCGGTTCGGACGCGATGAACATCAACGGCAAGAACGGCCTGGCCTGCCTGACCGACGTCGATAGCCTGGAGCAGCCGATCACGCTGCGTCCGCTGCCGGGGCTGCCGGTCATCCGCGACCTGATCGTGGACATGACCCAGTTCTTCAAGCAGTACCACTCGATCAAGCCCTACCTGGTCAACAACGAGCCGGCGCCGGAACGCGAGCGCCTGCAGACGCCGGAAGACCGTGAGGAACTCAACGGGCTCTACGAGTGCATCCTGTGCGCCTGCTGCTCGACCTCCTGCCCGTCGTTCTGGTGGAACCCGGACAAGTTCGTCGGGCCGGCCGGTCTGCTGGCCGCTTACCGCTTCCTCGCCGACACGCGCGATCAGGCGACCAACGAGCGTCTCGACAACCTCGAAGACCCGTACCGCCTGTTCCGCTGCCACACCATCATGAACTGCGTCGACGTGTGTCCGAAGGGTCTCAACCCGACGCGCGCGATCGGCAAGATCAAGGACATGATGGTCCGCCGGGCGGTTTGA
- a CDS encoding GntR family transcriptional regulator: MAQESPTFSPLYRQIKTLILQALEAGEWRPGQAIPSEQELAARFSVSQGTVRKAIDEMAAENLLIRKQGKGTFVASHNDPRALFRFLRLVPMDGDLSHPQSIPLDCWRAKAGQEASRMLGIELGAPIIIVRRLLRFAMKPVVIDEIYLPGDVFPGLSFEMLQGWNGSLYSLFETRFGLRMIRAQERIRAVAADRSTGEALKVPEGTPLLSVERVTYTYGDKPVEWRRGLYSTAEHFYLNELN, translated from the coding sequence ATGGCTCAGGAATCCCCAACATTCAGTCCGCTCTACCGTCAGATCAAGACCTTGATTCTTCAAGCGCTTGAGGCGGGCGAATGGCGTCCGGGGCAGGCGATCCCGAGCGAGCAGGAACTGGCGGCGCGCTTCAGTGTATCGCAGGGTACGGTGCGAAAGGCGATCGATGAAATGGCGGCCGAGAACCTGCTGATCCGCAAGCAGGGTAAGGGCACCTTCGTCGCCTCGCATAACGATCCGCGTGCCCTGTTCCGTTTCTTGCGTCTCGTGCCGATGGATGGCGACCTGTCCCATCCGCAGAGCATTCCGCTCGATTGCTGGCGCGCCAAGGCGGGGCAGGAGGCCTCGCGGATGCTCGGCATCGAGCTGGGCGCGCCCATCATCATCGTCCGCCGTCTGCTGCGCTTCGCGATGAAGCCGGTGGTGATCGATGAAATCTATCTGCCCGGTGACGTCTTCCCCGGGCTCAGCTTCGAAATGCTGCAGGGCTGGAATGGTTCGCTGTACAGCCTGTTCGAAACCCGCTTCGGGCTGCGCATGATCCGCGCCCAGGAGCGCATCCGCGCCGTTGCCGCCGACCGTTCCACGGGCGAGGCGCTGAAGGTTCCCGAGGGTACGCCGCTGCTCTCGGTGGAGCGGGTGACCTATACCTATGGCGATAAACCGGTCGAGTGGCGCAGGGGGCTCTACTCGACCGCCGAGCACTTCTATCTCAATGAATTGAATTGA
- the sdhC gene encoding succinate dehydrogenase, cytochrome b556 subunit: protein MSEVTVRKQRPKHLAINEIRLPLPGIVSILHRVSGAGLFLLLPFLLYLLDRSLGSPESFATFEAVVGHPLVKLILIGLLWAFLHHFCAGIRFLLLDLHKGLELQAARNSSRIVLVVSIALTVIIGVKLW from the coding sequence ATGTCAGAAGTGACAGTACGCAAACAAAGGCCGAAGCATCTGGCCATCAACGAAATTCGGCTGCCGCTGCCGGGGATCGTGTCGATTCTTCACCGGGTCAGCGGAGCCGGGCTGTTCCTGCTCCTGCCGTTCCTGCTCTATCTGCTCGATCGCAGCCTGGGTTCGCCGGAAAGCTTCGCGACCTTCGAGGCGGTGGTCGGCCATCCGCTCGTCAAGCTGATCCTGATCGGCCTGCTGTGGGCCTTCCTGCACCACTTCTGTGCCGGCATCCGCTTCCTGCTGCTCGACCTGCACAAGGGTCTCGAACTGCAGGCCGCGCGCAATTCGTCGCGCATCGTTCTGGTTGTGAGCATCGCGCTCACCGTGATCATCGGGGTGAAGCTGTGGTGA
- the gltA gene encoding citrate synthase: protein MSTERTATLTVDGKTVDFPVMTGTHGQDVIDIRTLGGKTGLFTYDSGFLSTASCKSKITFIDGDKGELLYRGYPIEQLAEKCNFLEVAYLLKNGELPNAAQKLDFENTIKSHTMVHDQLTRFYNGFRRDAHPMAIMVGVVGALSAFYHDAMDFSDQEHRNVSINRLIAKLPTIVAMAYKYNTGQPFMYPRNDLDYTSNFMHMMFGTPCEEYKPNPVLVRALDVIFTLHADHEQNASTSTVRLAGSSGANPFACISAGIACLWGPAHGGANEACLNMLEEIGDVSRVGEYIKRAKDKNDSFKLMGFGHRVYKNFDPRAKLMGKVCNDVLTELGLEDDRLFKLAKELEKIALEDEYFVEKKLYPNVDFYSGIVQKALGIPTSMFTCIFALARTVGWITQWEEMITDPEYKIGRPRQLYIGAARRDVPVIGQRP, encoded by the coding sequence ATGAGCACTGAACGCACCGCAACCCTAACCGTCGATGGCAAGACCGTCGATTTCCCCGTGATGACCGGCACCCATGGCCAGGATGTCATCGACATCCGTACCCTGGGCGGGAAGACGGGCTTGTTCACCTACGATTCCGGTTTCCTCTCCACCGCCAGCTGCAAGTCGAAGATCACCTTCATCGACGGCGACAAGGGTGAACTGCTGTACCGCGGCTACCCGATCGAGCAACTCGCCGAGAAGTGCAACTTCCTCGAAGTCGCCTACCTGCTCAAGAACGGCGAACTGCCGAACGCGGCGCAGAAGCTGGATTTCGAAAACACCATCAAGAGCCACACGATGGTGCACGACCAGCTGACCCGCTTCTACAACGGCTTCCGCCGTGACGCCCACCCGATGGCGATCATGGTGGGCGTGGTCGGCGCGCTGTCCGCGTTCTACCACGACGCGATGGACTTCTCCGACCAGGAGCACCGCAACGTCTCGATCAACCGCCTGATCGCGAAGCTGCCGACCATCGTCGCCATGGCCTACAAGTACAACACCGGCCAGCCGTTCATGTACCCGCGCAACGACCTCGACTACACGTCGAACTTCATGCACATGATGTTCGGTACGCCGTGCGAGGAGTACAAGCCGAACCCGGTGCTGGTGCGCGCGCTCGACGTCATCTTCACGCTGCACGCCGACCACGAGCAGAACGCCTCCACCTCCACGGTGCGTCTGGCCGGCTCCTCGGGCGCCAACCCGTTCGCCTGCATCTCGGCCGGTATCGCCTGCCTGTGGGGCCCGGCGCACGGCGGCGCGAACGAAGCCTGCCTGAACATGCTGGAAGAAATCGGCGACGTGTCCCGCGTCGGCGAGTACATCAAGCGTGCCAAGGACAAGAACGACAGCTTCAAGCTGATGGGCTTCGGCCACCGCGTCTACAAGAACTTCGACCCGCGCGCCAAGCTGATGGGCAAGGTCTGCAACGACGTGCTGACCGAACTCGGCCTCGAAGACGACCGCCTGTTCAAGCTGGCCAAGGAACTCGAAAAGATCGCGCTGGAAGACGAGTACTTCGTCGAGAAGAAGCTCTACCCGAACGTCGACTTCTACTCGGGCATCGTGCAGAAGGCGCTGGGCATCCCGACTTCCATGTTCACCTGCATCTTCGCGCTCGCGCGCACGGTGGGCTGGATCACCCAGTGGGAAGAAATGATCACCGATCCGGAATACAAGATCGGCCGTCCGCGCCAGCTGTACATCGGC
- the sdhA gene encoding succinate dehydrogenase flavoprotein subunit codes for MNVAKRTFDAVIVGAGGAGLRAALQLSEAGLKTAVLTKVFPTRSHTVAAQGGVAASLGNSTEDNWHWHMYDTVKGSDWLGDQDAIEFMVRKANEVVVELEHYGMPFDRTDNGKIYQRPFGGHSMNYGQAPVMRSCAAADRTGHAMLHALYQRNVRANTQFFVEWMALDLIRNSEGDVLGVTALEMETGEVSIFHAKATIFATGGAGRIYYSSTNAFINTGDGVGMAARAGIPLEDMEFWQFHPTGVAGAGVLITEGVRGEGGILRNASGERFMERYAPNLKDLASRDVVSRSMVTEINEGRGCGPDKDHVLLDITHLSPETIMKRLPGIREISIQFAGVDPIKAPIPVVPTCHYQMGGIPTNYKGQVVVPKDGNPNTPVSGFYAAGECACASVHGANRLGTNSLLDLLVFGKSAGETVVADFQAGNLALKPLPADAADASLARINRLETQKNGTNVHEVRLAMQRTMQKHAGVFRFNDLLQEGVTRILEVAEQAKSTEIGDKSKVWNTARTEALELDNLIEVAKATMISAEARKESRGAHVRDDAIDSPERPNGRDDANWLKHTLWFSEGNRLDYKPVNLKPMSDDVEPIALAKRTY; via the coding sequence GTGAACGTCGCAAAGCGTACCTTTGATGCGGTCATCGTCGGCGCCGGTGGTGCCGGCCTGCGTGCGGCCCTGCAACTCTCCGAAGCCGGCCTCAAGACCGCCGTGCTGACCAAGGTCTTCCCCACCCGCTCCCATACCGTGGCGGCGCAGGGCGGTGTGGCCGCTTCGCTGGGCAACTCCACCGAGGACAACTGGCACTGGCACATGTACGACACCGTCAAGGGGTCGGACTGGCTGGGCGACCAGGACGCCATCGAGTTCATGGTCCGCAAGGCCAACGAAGTCGTGGTCGAACTCGAACACTACGGCATGCCGTTCGACCGTACCGACAACGGCAAGATCTACCAGCGTCCGTTCGGCGGCCATTCGATGAACTATGGCCAGGCGCCGGTAATGCGCTCGTGCGCGGCGGCCGACCGTACCGGCCACGCCATGCTGCACGCGCTCTACCAGCGCAACGTGCGCGCGAACACCCAGTTCTTCGTCGAGTGGATGGCGCTCGACCTGATCCGCAACAGCGAAGGCGATGTCCTCGGCGTTACCGCGCTGGAAATGGAAACCGGCGAAGTCTCGATCTTCCACGCCAAGGCGACCATCTTCGCCACCGGCGGTGCCGGCCGTATCTACTACAGCTCGACCAACGCCTTCATCAACACCGGTGACGGCGTGGGCATGGCGGCGCGTGCCGGCATCCCGCTGGAAGACATGGAGTTCTGGCAGTTCCACCCCACCGGCGTGGCCGGCGCGGGCGTGCTGATCACCGAAGGTGTGCGCGGCGAAGGCGGCATCCTGCGCAACGCCTCCGGCGAGCGCTTCATGGAACGCTACGCCCCGAACCTGAAGGATCTGGCCTCGCGCGACGTCGTGTCGCGTTCGATGGTGACCGAGATCAACGAAGGTCGCGGTTGCGGTCCCGACAAGGACCACGTGCTGCTCGACATCACCCACCTGTCGCCCGAAACCATCATGAAGCGCCTGCCCGGCATTCGTGAAATCTCGATCCAGTTCGCCGGTGTGGACCCGATCAAGGCGCCGATCCCGGTCGTGCCGACCTGCCACTATCAGATGGGCGGCATTCCGACCAACTACAAGGGTCAGGTCGTGGTGCCGAAGGACGGCAACCCGAACACCCCGGTCTCCGGCTTCTACGCCGCCGGCGAATGTGCCTGTGCCTCGGTGCACGGTGCCAACCGCCTCGGCACCAACTCGCTGCTCGACCTGCTGGTGTTCGGCAAGTCGGCGGGCGAAACCGTGGTTGCCGACTTCCAGGCCGGCAACCTGGCGCTCAAGCCGCTGCCGGCCGATGCCGCCGATGCCTCGCTGGCGCGCATCAACCGCCTCGAAACGCAGAAGAACGGCACCAACGTGCATGAGGTCCGCCTCGCGATGCAGCGCACCATGCAGAAGCACGCCGGTGTGTTCCGCTTCAACGACCTGCTGCAGGAAGGCGTCACCCGCATCCTCGAAGTGGCCGAACAGGCCAAGAGCACCGAGATCGGCGACAAGTCCAAGGTCTGGAACACCGCCCGCACCGAAGCGCTGGAACTCGACAACCTGATCGAAGTGGCCAAGGCCACCATGATCTCGGCCGAGGCCCGCAAGGAGTCGCGCGGCGCCCACGTGCGCGATGACGCCATCGACAGCCCGGAGCGTCCGAACGGCCGCGACGACGCCAACTGGCTCAAGCACACGCTGTGGTTCAGCGAAGGCAACCGCCTCGACTACAAGCCGGTGAACCTGAAGCCGATGTCCGACGATGTCGAACCCATCGCGCTCGCCAAGCGTACCTACTGA
- the sdhD gene encoding succinate dehydrogenase, hydrophobic membrane anchor protein, with protein sequence MVNRKIVGAHYGLKDWIAQRATAVFMAIYTVVFAICALTLPELSYSAWSGLFSNGLMKFASFLFFLSVFYHAWIGVRDIWMDYVKPDGLRLSLHLITLFLLVGYAGWAAQILWRL encoded by the coding sequence GTGGTGAATCGCAAAATCGTCGGTGCCCATTACGGGCTGAAGGACTGGATCGCGCAGCGCGCGACCGCGGTGTTCATGGCCATCTACACGGTCGTGTTCGCAATCTGTGCGCTGACCCTGCCGGAGCTGTCCTATTCGGCCTGGTCGGGCCTGTTTTCCAACGGGTTGATGAAGTTCGCTTCCTTCCTGTTCTTCCTGTCGGTGTTCTACCACGCCTGGATCGGCGTGCGTGACATCTGGATGGATTACGTCAAGCCGGACGGCCTGCGCCTGTCCCTGCACCTGATTACCCTCTTTCTGCTCGTCGGCTACGCCGGCTGGGCTGCCCAGATCCTGTGGAGGCTGTAA